Proteins found in one Alicyclobacillus cycloheptanicus genomic segment:
- a CDS encoding MFS transporter, with protein MDASERREVRTRSTRFTLMALLFAATVAMFPNSVLFPASHDLSVHLHQAETFVGWMVTSYALAYVLATPLLGVISDYLGRQWVLVLGLLVFLVGGCVPLWTTQAWVVLSGRVVMGVGSAGIMPMVDSLIGDAYPQGPDRRRALAGFGAAVAVAEALAPFLGGAVDAWHWQGVFALYGLALPAALLCVFISPPPRRSAKDGRVNLRAYVDSLHVALRLPKLYAAIFGAIVYGVVYFGVCSLLPYAVGRPVQGLLGGTLFLPIGLAWVLFTAWLARLPHLVRVRQVLTLGALGLAGLTVWLAYAHAVWLILVIGVGWGAGSALLCTLFTWLVGDESPEMVRGAMNGIYNAAYMLGFSFGSPLFIFLMQRLGATAAFWCGALAMAGLAVFLRVVLPHRDAAIPLEPPAMGPAL; from the coding sequence ATGGATGCATCCGAGCGGCGTGAGGTTCGCACACGTTCGACGCGGTTTACATTGATGGCCCTGCTGTTCGCAGCGACGGTCGCGATGTTTCCGAACTCTGTGCTGTTTCCCGCGTCGCATGACCTCTCGGTCCACCTGCACCAAGCCGAAACATTCGTCGGATGGATGGTGACGAGTTACGCGCTCGCGTACGTCCTGGCGACGCCCTTACTCGGAGTGATTTCAGACTACCTGGGCCGCCAGTGGGTCCTGGTGCTGGGGCTGCTGGTATTTCTCGTCGGGGGCTGCGTACCCTTGTGGACCACGCAGGCATGGGTGGTGCTGTCCGGCCGCGTCGTGATGGGCGTTGGCTCAGCAGGCATCATGCCGATGGTGGACAGTCTCATCGGCGATGCGTATCCGCAAGGGCCCGACCGGCGGCGCGCCTTGGCCGGGTTCGGCGCCGCGGTGGCGGTCGCGGAGGCGCTCGCGCCGTTCTTGGGCGGTGCGGTGGACGCCTGGCATTGGCAAGGTGTGTTCGCGTTGTACGGCTTGGCGCTGCCGGCCGCTCTGTTGTGCGTGTTCATCTCCCCGCCGCCAAGGCGCTCCGCAAAGGACGGACGGGTCAACCTCCGCGCTTATGTCGACAGTCTGCATGTCGCGCTGCGCCTCCCCAAGCTGTACGCGGCGATTTTCGGTGCCATTGTGTACGGCGTCGTGTACTTTGGCGTCTGTTCGCTGCTGCCGTACGCCGTGGGCCGCCCCGTCCAAGGGCTGCTCGGCGGCACGCTGTTTTTGCCGATTGGCCTCGCCTGGGTGCTGTTCACCGCATGGCTGGCACGGCTTCCGCATCTGGTCCGCGTTCGCCAGGTGCTGACACTCGGCGCGCTGGGGCTGGCCGGGTTGACGGTTTGGCTGGCGTACGCGCATGCGGTGTGGCTGATTCTGGTCATCGGCGTGGGCTGGGGTGCGGGTTCGGCGCTGCTGTGCACCCTGTTCACCTGGCTGGTGGGCGACGAGTCGCCGGAGATGGTGCGCGGGGCGATGAACGGGATCTACAACGCTGCGTACATGCTGGGCTTTTCGTTCGGGTCACCCTTGTTCATCTTTTTGATGCAGCGGCTGGGCGCGACCGCGGCCTTCTGGTGCGGGGCGTTGGCG